Proteins found in one Candidatus Eisenbacteria bacterium genomic segment:
- a CDS encoding transcriptional regulator GcvA, with product MPSIVPPARTIGSPCCTDNRIVLNVRLRDSRTTPGSTPALGRNEKLPEPARHGMIAPQDRDDRREPAMAKDLPPLNALRAFEAAGRHLSITRAADELCVTAAAVSHQVKTLEDYLEVRLFRRSGNALLLTDAGQACLPGLRAGFAELERAMDALREHDLRGALVLSIAPVFATKWLIPRLDGFHATHPDIDVRISTSIELVDFERDGIDAAIRVGRGRYPGLASHRLFGESVVPMCSPGLLKGKHPLASPEDLRHHVLLHFDWPSQEQVTPDWATWVRSTGVKGVDATHGPRFTQPDYAMQAAAEGVGVVLGWRSLAQADLDSGRLTIPFDLPLQMDVAFYLVYPEASAERPKLARFRAWLLGETIASREPGPRRRPVSGRGRRKGRVGRKRERARAGE from the coding sequence TTGCCGTCAATCGTTCCTCCGGCGCGAACTATCGGGTCGCCGTGCTGCACAGACAATCGAATTGTTCTCAACGTCCGGTTGAGAGATTCTCGAACGACGCCGGGTTCCACACCGGCACTCGGGCGCAACGAGAAATTGCCGGAGCCCGCGCGGCACGGCATGATCGCGCCGCAAGACCGGGACGATCGCAGGGAGCCGGCGATGGCGAAGGATCTACCCCCCCTCAACGCCCTTCGCGCCTTCGAGGCGGCGGGTCGTCATCTGAGCATCACCAGGGCTGCAGACGAGCTGTGCGTCACGGCAGCCGCCGTCAGCCATCAGGTGAAGACCCTGGAGGACTACCTCGAGGTCCGGCTCTTTCGTCGCAGCGGCAACGCGCTGCTTCTGACCGACGCCGGGCAAGCGTGTCTCCCCGGTTTGCGTGCGGGCTTCGCCGAGCTGGAGCGCGCGATGGACGCGCTGCGCGAGCACGATCTCCGCGGTGCGTTGGTCTTGAGCATTGCGCCGGTATTCGCCACCAAGTGGCTCATCCCGCGGCTCGACGGTTTCCACGCGACACACCCGGACATCGACGTGCGGATCTCCACCTCGATCGAGCTCGTGGACTTCGAGCGCGACGGCATCGACGCAGCGATACGGGTCGGGCGCGGCCGCTACCCCGGTCTCGCCTCTCATCGCCTCTTCGGCGAAAGCGTGGTGCCGATGTGCAGCCCGGGGTTGCTGAAGGGCAAGCACCCGCTGGCGTCACCGGAGGATCTTCGCCACCACGTGCTGCTCCACTTCGATTGGCCGTCGCAGGAGCAGGTGACGCCGGACTGGGCGACCTGGGTGAGGTCGACGGGAGTGAAGGGCGTCGACGCGACCCACGGACCCCGCTTCACCCAGCCGGACTACGCGATGCAGGCGGCCGCGGAAGGAGTTGGCGTCGTGCTCGGATGGCGCTCGCTCGCGCAGGCGGATCTCGATTCGGGGCGGCTGACCATCCCCTTCGATCTGCCGCTCCAGATGGACGTCGCGTTCTACCTGGTCTACCCCGAGGCTTCTGCGGAGAGGCCGAAGCTCGCCCGCTTTCGGGCCTGGCTGCTGGGCGAGACCATCGCGTCGCGCGAACCCGGCCCGCGCCGGCGGCCGGTATCCGGTCGCGGGCGGCGCAA
- a CDS encoding alpha/beta hydrolase family protein yields the protein MPLEPKFDRRYLRDYRETRHVYARRIRPAAARGRPRLLYLHGYLQPETFVEELALLTTMALQFNVEVIQMQLPYHGRRAPRASRFSGEFYWTADLVRSFEALRQTLLDARTLLGWLLAEDARPVGVAGLSLGGTLTLILACLEGRFAFAVPLIAHMDLAALVSDAPVLTKMRHDLRSFGWRKQQFDDFARGVGWDELRPRLPADRVLMFAASEDRFFDPRIVRRLWRRWGKPAIHWYPTSHIGFLTHLPEVLGVMREFIDRRAIE from the coding sequence GTGCCGCTCGAGCCGAAGTTCGACCGAAGGTACCTCCGGGATTACCGCGAAACGCGCCACGTCTATGCGCGTCGCATTCGGCCGGCCGCCGCCCGCGGTCGCCCGCGTCTTCTATATCTGCACGGCTACCTGCAGCCCGAGACCTTCGTCGAAGAGCTCGCCCTGCTGACCACGATGGCGCTGCAGTTCAACGTCGAGGTCATCCAGATGCAGCTTCCCTATCACGGTCGCCGTGCGCCCCGGGCCTCGCGTTTCAGCGGTGAGTTCTACTGGACGGCCGATCTGGTGCGCAGCTTCGAGGCGCTACGCCAGACGCTCCTCGACGCGCGGACGTTGCTCGGGTGGCTGCTCGCGGAGGACGCCCGGCCGGTCGGAGTGGCGGGACTGAGCCTCGGAGGCACGCTGACGTTGATCTTGGCCTGCCTCGAAGGACGCTTCGCGTTTGCCGTGCCGCTCATCGCGCACATGGACCTCGCCGCACTGGTGAGTGACGCACCCGTGCTCACGAAGATGCGGCACGACCTCAGGTCTTTCGGTTGGCGCAAGCAGCAGTTCGACGACTTCGCGCGAGGCGTCGGGTGGGACGAATTGCGGCCGAGGCTGCCGGCGGACCGTGTCCTCATGTTCGCCGCCTCGGAAGATCGCTTCTTCGACCCGCGCATCGTCCGCCGGTTGTGGAGGCGCTGGGGAAAGCCCGCGATTCACTGGTACCCGACGAGTCACATCGGTTTCCTGACGCACCTGCCGGAGGTACTGGGTGTGATGCGCGAATTCATCGACCGACGAGCGATCGAATAG
- a CDS encoding amidohydrolase family protein, with protein MSKKIDVHAHYLPHSYRAALREAGHDQPDGFPQLPPWSIEEHVAAMDRLDIATSLLSISSPGVYFGDAIAARDLAREMNEIGRRAVVDHPGRFGLFASLPLPDVDAAMAEVAYCCDHLDVDGFVLLTNVGGTYLGDPSWEPVFRELSRREARVFIHPTSPACWEHTSLGRPRPMLEFFFDTTRAVVNLVLSGTIARHTDVEFIIPHAGATLPMIVDRVGVFSRLLEVDASVDVLRDVARLHYDLAGFPVPRQLDALLTITTLEHLHYGSDYPFTPEVAAAMAAERLDAAGEAHGSLTAALRTNTERLFPNPRRLRP; from the coding sequence GTGTCGAAGAAGATCGACGTCCACGCCCACTACCTCCCGCACTCCTACCGGGCCGCGTTGCGCGAGGCAGGGCACGACCAGCCGGACGGCTTCCCGCAGCTGCCGCCCTGGTCGATCGAGGAGCACGTGGCCGCGATGGATCGCCTGGACATCGCCACCTCGCTCCTGTCGATCTCGTCGCCGGGCGTCTACTTCGGCGACGCAATCGCCGCTCGTGATCTCGCTCGCGAGATGAACGAGATCGGCCGGCGCGCCGTGGTGGACCATCCGGGGCGGTTCGGGCTGTTCGCCTCGTTGCCGCTGCCCGACGTCGATGCCGCCATGGCCGAGGTCGCCTACTGCTGCGATCACCTCGACGTCGACGGGTTCGTGTTGCTCACCAACGTGGGCGGCACCTACCTCGGTGATCCGTCGTGGGAGCCGGTCTTCCGGGAGCTGAGCCGTCGGGAGGCTCGCGTGTTCATCCACCCGACCTCCCCGGCGTGCTGGGAGCACACGTCGCTCGGGCGGCCCCGGCCGATGCTCGAGTTCTTCTTCGACACGACCCGCGCCGTCGTGAACCTGGTCCTGAGCGGCACCATCGCTCGTCACACCGACGTCGAGTTCATCATCCCGCACGCCGGAGCGACGCTCCCGATGATCGTCGACCGGGTGGGCGTCTTCTCGCGACTGCTCGAGGTCGACGCCTCCGTCGACGTGCTCCGCGACGTCGCCCGGCTGCACTACGACCTGGCCGGCTTCCCAGTGCCCCGTCAGCTCGACGCGTTGCTGACCATCACGACGCTCGAGCATCTCCACTACGGCAGCGACTATCCGTTCACCCCGGAGGTCGCCGCCGCCATGGCCGCAGAACGTCTCGACGCAGCCGGCGAGGCGCACGGCTCCTTGACTGCAGCGCTGCGGACCAACACGGAACGACTCTTTCCCAACCCCCGGCGCTTGCGACCGTGA
- a CDS encoding carbonic anhydrase, with the protein MTECAHEFDRYAFSRQPDYDERAFRRAFAKAVPLRTVVVYCYDPRATGIPAAVAREFGDVFPGKIVRGDTGKKIASTTTLFEVVVAGGRAIDALRSVTVAQHLFGIERVVVVHHTYCGATSFTADGIVEAYAREQGTDIASLYPGDSICITDYVSSLTHDVRLIRMSPGTPRRAAIYGYMYDIDAEALSLVVEDKPASAERGLASSGRWS; encoded by the coding sequence ATGACCGAGTGCGCGCACGAGTTCGACAGATACGCATTCTCGAGACAGCCCGACTACGACGAGCGGGCCTTCCGGCGGGCATTCGCGAAGGCAGTGCCGCTGCGGACCGTCGTGGTCTACTGCTACGACCCCCGCGCCACCGGCATTCCCGCCGCCGTCGCCAGGGAGTTCGGCGACGTCTTTCCCGGGAAGATCGTGAGAGGCGACACGGGGAAGAAGATCGCGTCCACGACGACGCTGTTCGAGGTCGTCGTCGCCGGCGGACGTGCGATCGACGCGCTGCGCTCGGTGACGGTCGCGCAGCACCTCTTCGGCATCGAGCGCGTCGTCGTCGTGCATCACACCTACTGCGGTGCGACGTCGTTCACGGCCGACGGGATCGTCGAGGCGTACGCGCGCGAGCAGGGCACGGACATCGCTTCCCTCTACCCCGGCGACAGCATCTGCATCACGGACTACGTGAGCTCGCTCACGCACGACGTGCGCCTGATCAGAATGTCGCCCGGCACCCCCCGACGAGCGGCGATCTACGGCTACATGTACGACATCGACGCCGAGGCGCTGTCGCTCGTGGTCGAAGACAAGCCTGCGTCGGCAGAGCGAGGCCTCGCGTCGTCCGGCAGATGGTCGTAG
- a CDS encoding DUF6632 domain-containing protein — protein MSAQALLKPALAVFGTIFLLVYPLAVVWPSGWAWHAGAPHDSQYFMMIVGIYATLGVFLLIASRDPQAHRSLIWFTVWSSVVHGGIMAVQSMPAEHHGHLLGDVPALFLVAGLLGGLLVWSKDGGQPLTDA, from the coding sequence ATGTCTGCTCAAGCGCTCTTGAAGCCCGCGCTCGCCGTGTTCGGCACCATCTTTCTCCTGGTCTACCCACTGGCGGTCGTCTGGCCGTCGGGCTGGGCCTGGCACGCCGGCGCTCCTCACGACTCGCAGTATTTCATGATGATCGTCGGGATCTACGCCACCCTCGGAGTCTTCCTGTTGATCGCGTCCCGAGACCCACAGGCCCATCGCAGCTTGATCTGGTTCACGGTGTGGTCGAGCGTCGTGCACGGCGGCATCATGGCGGTGCAATCGATGCCGGCCGAGCATCACGGGCACCTCCTGGGCGACGTTCCCGCGCTGTTCCTCGTCGCGGGCCTGCTCGGAGGGCTGCTCGTGTGGTCGAAGGATGGGGGACAACCATTGACAGACGCTTGA
- a CDS encoding glutamate--cysteine ligase, with product MGVEITREEFSDADRTSFAARLEESLDALALLLARPSFGAGPATLGAELELSLVDDCGRPLPVNRAVLASALDPRVALEIDRFNLEINTRPVRFAGRAFGALAAELSDGLTAVTRAVAPLGGRPITIGILPTLVAGDLRPGMLTDSHRYRALSIGLRRLRQEPFRIRIDGPDPLDVLCDDVTFEGANTSLQIHLRVEPAKFAATFNAAQIATAPVLAAAGNSPLFLGHRLWAETRVALFRQAVDERIATAEEDWRPGRVSFGHGWVRRGAHELFAESVALHPPLLPLVAPEDPIALVRDGGTPALDELRLHHGTVWRWNRAVYDATNGGHLRIELRALPAGPSVIDMTANAAFLIGLTLALAAEGERMVSALTFGQCRRNFYEAARRGLDADLLWPSLHPPSPRLVPAARLIAELLPLAQDALARAGIEQEESMALLNVVAVRVAERRTGAVWQLETLARLEGHAPREAALRELVVRYLEHAASGRPVHEWPLDA from the coding sequence ATGGGCGTGGAGATCACGCGTGAGGAGTTCTCCGACGCGGATCGCACGAGCTTCGCCGCGCGTCTCGAGGAGAGCCTCGACGCGCTGGCGCTCCTCCTGGCGCGCCCGAGCTTCGGCGCTGGGCCTGCCACGCTCGGCGCCGAGCTCGAGCTGAGCCTCGTGGACGACTGCGGGCGGCCGCTGCCGGTGAATCGGGCCGTCCTGGCGAGCGCGCTCGACCCGCGCGTGGCGCTGGAGATCGATCGATTCAACCTCGAGATCAACACACGCCCGGTGCGATTCGCCGGGCGGGCGTTCGGCGCGCTCGCCGCAGAGCTCTCCGACGGTCTTACCGCCGTCACCCGGGCCGTTGCGCCGCTCGGCGGGCGGCCGATCACGATCGGCATCCTGCCGACCTTGGTGGCCGGCGACCTCCGGCCCGGCATGCTCACCGACTCCCACCGCTACCGCGCCCTCTCGATCGGCCTTCGCCGACTTCGGCAAGAGCCCTTCCGCATCCGCATCGACGGCCCCGACCCCCTCGACGTGCTGTGCGACGACGTGACCTTCGAGGGCGCCAACACCTCCTTACAGATCCACCTGCGGGTCGAGCCCGCCAAATTCGCCGCCACGTTCAACGCGGCGCAGATCGCGACTGCACCGGTCCTGGCGGCGGCGGGCAACTCGCCGCTGTTCCTGGGGCATCGGCTGTGGGCCGAAACGCGCGTCGCCCTCTTCCGACAGGCCGTCGACGAACGGATCGCGACCGCCGAGGAGGACTGGCGCCCCGGTCGCGTGTCGTTCGGCCATGGCTGGGTTCGTCGCGGCGCGCACGAGCTGTTCGCCGAGAGTGTCGCCCTCCATCCGCCGCTGCTGCCGCTCGTAGCCCCGGAGGACCCGATCGCCCTCGTGCGTGACGGCGGCACGCCCGCGCTCGACGAGCTTCGGCTGCATCACGGAACGGTGTGGCGCTGGAATCGCGCCGTGTACGATGCGACGAATGGTGGGCACTTGCGCATCGAGCTGCGTGCGCTTCCCGCCGGCCCGTCGGTGATCGACATGACGGCAAACGCGGCGTTCCTGATCGGGCTCACCTTGGCCCTCGCCGCCGAAGGCGAGCGGATGGTGAGCGCGCTCACGTTCGGGCAGTGTCGGCGCAACTTCTACGAGGCTGCGCGCCGCGGCCTCGACGCCGATCTGCTTTGGCCGTCGCTGCACCCACCGTCGCCACGCCTCGTACCGGCGGCGCGATTGATCGCGGAGCTGCTTCCGCTCGCGCAGGACGCGCTCGCGCGAGCCGGCATCGAGCAGGAGGAGTCGATGGCGCTCCTGAACGTCGTGGCGGTTCGCGTGGCGGAGCGCCGGACCGGCGCCGTCTGGCAACTGGAGACGCTTGCCAGGCTCGAGGGACACGCCCCGCGGGAGGCCGCGCTCCGCGAGCTGGTGGTGCGCTATCTCGAGCACGCCGCGTCGGGACGGCCCGTGCACGAGTGGCCGCTCGATGCGTGA